One window from the genome of Cricetulus griseus strain 17A/GY chromosome 2, alternate assembly CriGri-PICRH-1.0, whole genome shotgun sequence encodes:
- the Rps14 gene encoding 40S ribosomal protein S14, producing MAPRKGKEKKEEQVISLGPQVAEGENVFGVCHIFASFNDTFVHVTDLSGKETICRVTGGMKVKADRDESSPYAAMLAAQDVAQRCKELGITALHIKLRATGGNRTKTPGPGAQSALRALARSGMKIGRIEDVTPIPSDSTRRKGGRRGRRL from the exons ATGGCACCTcgcaagggaaaggaaaagaaggaagaacaggtCATCAGCCTCGGACCTCAAGTGGCTGAAGGAGAGAATGTATTTGGTGTCTGCCACATTTTTGCATCTTTCAACGACACCTTTGTCCATGTTACTGATCTTTCTGGCAA GGAAACTATCTGCCGGGTGACTGGTGGAATGAAGGTAAAGGCTGACAGAGATGAGTCTTCTCCTTATGCAGCCATGTTGGCTGCCCAGGATGTTGCCCAGAGGTGCAAGGAGCTGGGCATCACTGCCCTGCATATCAAACTCCGAGCTACGGGAGGAAACAG GACCAAGACCCCTGGACCTGGAGCCCAGTCAGCCCTCAGAGCTCTTGCTCGTTCAGGGATGAAGATTGGGCGGATTG AGGATGTCACCCCCATCCCCTCTGACAGCACCCGAAGGAAGGGTGGTCGTCGTGGTCGCCGTCTGTGA